A region of the Nocardia asteroides genome:
CGTTCGGCATCGGGCTACCGCTCGCCGTCCTGGTGGACGCGACCCTGGTGCGCGGCTTCCTGCTGCCCGCGGCCATGGAACTGCTCGGCGATTGGAACTGGTACGCGCCCGGACCGCTGCGCAAACTGCACCGGCGATTCGGCATCGAAGAGCAGTCTGCCGCCCCGGCGGTCGCAGGTCGCGAGGATTGGCGTCAGCCCGCCCGGCTCTGACCGCGGCAGCCTGGGCGGATCGGGTAGGGTCTTGTGGGCAGCCGGGGGGAGTCCACACGGGGTGGGACGGCTGTCGGGAGATGTGGAGGGCGCTCGCGATGACCTATCCATCCGGCTCCGAATTCGGGGTCGGCTCAGAGGGTTACGGCACAGGGGACGAGACCTACCCATCGGACTGGGGGCGGATGTCGCCGCCGAGCGCGTACCCGGTGGCGGCGTGGGAGGAGCCTCCGCTTCCACCGCCGCCGAGGTCCGGAAAGGGTGTCATCGTCGCTCTGGTGGTCGGCCTCGTGGTCGTGCTGGTGGCGGTCGGTGTCGGCGTGGCGCGGTATCCGCGCGAGCGAGGGCACGCGCAAGCCGCGGCGACCTCCGCCGAAGCGACGTCGGCCGCTGCGACCACACGCACGGGCGGCGCCACCAGCACGCGCCCGGCGCGCCCCGCTTCGGGCAGGCTGAGCTACACCGAATACGCGGGGGACTGGGACTTCCGGTTCGATCGCGTGGAACTGCACGCCGACTGGGTGGACGGTCGTGATCACGCCGATTGCGGCCCCATCGAGGCGGCGGGCAAGCTCACCGGCCTCGGTTGCGCCTACGCGGCGGAACTGGTGTACCGGACCGAGGGCGGCGCGCTCATGCTCACCCAGTTCGTGCTCGGCATGACCGATCAAGGCCGGGCCGCCGCGGCGAAGGACCGGTTCACCGACGCCGACCTCACGCTGCGCCCCGGCACCTACATCAAGGGCTATGCGACCGGCAAGTGGAAGGACGGCAGCCAGAAGGAGTTCGTGGTGGTGACGCTGGCGACCGCCACCGACGCGGTCGACGCGCCGACCGTCGAGAAGTACCTGCGCTACCGGCACGCCGACATGCTCGGCGCACTGGCGTTCCGGTAGCGCACCGCACCCCGAGGCAGGGTCTTGTGCGGGGTCAGATCCCGCCGGTGGACAGCAGCCCGCCGTCCACGCGCACCGTCTCGCCGGTGATCCACGCCGCCTCGTCGGAGACCAGGAAGCCGATCAGGCGCGCCACGTCCTCCGGAGTGCCCAGCCGCTTCATCGGGTACACGCTCGCGGCGCGCTCCTCGTCGGACGAATACAGCGCGTCGGCGAACTTCGTCTTGATCACGCCCGGCGCGACCGCGTTCACCCGGATCTTCGGCCCCAACTGCCAGGCGAGTTCACCGGTGAGATGGATCAGCGCGGACTTGGACGCGCCGTAGGCGGCGATCACGCCGGTCGAGCGGATGCCCGCCACGCTGGCCACGTTGACCACGGCGCCGCCGTGGTCGCGCATCCACGCCCGGTAGGCCTCCTGGATGTAGCCGAGGGCCGCGACCACGTTCACGTCGAAGATCTTGCGCACGGCGTCCAGGTCGGCGTCCATCAGGGAACCGAAGACCGGGTTGATGCCGGTGTTGTTGATCAGGACATCCAGCGAACCGAACTCCGTGACCGCGCGCTCGACCGCGGCCGCCCGATCCTCGGCGACGCCCGAGTTTCCCGGCAGGGCGACGACCTGGCCCTGGTGTCCCAGCCCGCGCAGCTCGGCGGCGGCCTCCTCCAGCGGGTCCTTCTTCCGCGCGGTGATCAGCACGTTCGCGCCGCGTGCGAGCAACTCCGCCGCGACCGCCTTGCCGATGCCCCGGCTGGCCCCCGTGACCAGTGCGCTCTTGCCCAATAGATCGGTACTCATGGCTCGCACGGTAGCGCAGCTGTTCGCGCGGGCCGTTACCGCCGTCACATGCGGGGTGCCGACAAGGGGAAGGTCCCTTCGCGCCGGGTAAAATCGGTGGTTCTTGTGCGCGTCGGGTCGCACAATCGAGCACGCGTCCAGCACCACGATCCACGAGGAGAAGTTTGTGATCACCGCGACCGACCTGGAGGTCCGGGCCGGAGTCCGCACCCTGCTGTCCGCACCGGGACCGGCGCTGCGGGTGCAGGCGGGCGACCGGATCGGGCTGGTCGGGCGCAACGGCGCGGGAAAGACCACCACGCTGCGCATCCTGGCCGGAGAGGGGGAGCCGTACGCCGGAAAGATCATCCGCTCCAGCGACATCGGCTACCTGCCCCAGGATCCGCGCGAGGGCAACCTGGACGTGCTGGCCCGGGACCGGGTGCTGTCGGCGCGCGGCCTGGACACGCTGATCCGGGAGATGGAGAAGCAGCAGGCGCTGATGGCGGAGGTCGCCGACGACAAAGAGCGCGAGAAGGCGGTCCGCAAGTACGGCAGGCTCGAAGAGCGTTTCTCGGCCCTCGGCGGTTACGTCGCCGAGAGCGAGGCGGCGCGCATCTGCCACAGCCTCGGTCTGCCCGACCGGGTGCTCGGGCAGTCGCTGCGCACCCTGTCCGGTGGTCAGCGGCGGCGAATCGAATTGGCCCGCATCCTGTTCGCGGCCTCCGACGGCAGCGGCGGGCGTTCGGACACCATCTTGCTGCTGGACGAGCCGACCAACCACCTCGACGCCGACTCGATCACCTGGTTGCGGGGATTCCTGCAGAATCACGACGGCGGCCTGATCGTGATCAGTCACGACGTGGAACTGCTCGCCGACGTGGTGAACAAGGTGTGGTTCCTGGACGCGGTGCGCGGCGAGGCCGACGTCTACAACATGGGCTGGAAGAAGTATCTGGACGCGCGCGCCACCGATGAGCAGCGCAGGCGCCGGGAACGCGCGAATGCCGAGAAGAAGGCGAGTGCGTTGCGCGCCCAGGCGGCCAAGCTCGGCGCCAAGGCCACGAAAGCCACTGCGGCGCAGAACATGGCCAAGCGCGCCGATCGCCTGCTGGCCGAACTCGACGACGTGCGCGTCGCCGACAAGGTCGCCCGGATCAAGTTCCCCGAGCCCGCGGCCTGCGGCAAGACGCCGCTGATGGCCGAGAACCTGACCAAGGTCTACGGCTCGCTGGAGATCTTCACCGGTGTCGATCTCGCGATCGACCGCGGCAGCCGGGTGGTGGTGCTGGGGCTCAACGGCGCGGGTAAGACGACGTTGCTGCGCCTGCTGGCCGGAGTGGAACAGCCGACAGCGGGCGGCTTGGTGCCGGGACACGGCCTGAAGGTCGGGTACTTCGCCCAAGAGCACGACACCCTGGACGACAACGCCACCGTGTGGGAGAACATCCGTCACGCGGCGCCGGACGCGGGCGAGCAGGATCTGCGCGGCCTACTCGGCGCGTTCATGTTCTCCGGTCCGCAGCTCGAGCAGCCCGCGGGCACCCTCTCAGGCGGTGAGAAGACCCGTCTCGCGCTGGCCGGACTGGTCTCCTCCGCAGCGAACGTGCTGCTGCTGGACGAGCCCACGAACAACCTCGACCCCGTCTCGCGAGAGCAGGTGCTGGACGCCCTGCGCACCTACGCGGGCGCCGTGGTGCTGGTCACCCACGACCCGGGCGCAGCGGAGGCGCTGTCTCCGGAACGCGTGATCCTGCTCCCGGACGGGACAGAAGACCATTGGTCGGCCGAATATCTGGAACTTATTCAGCTTGCGTGAGTTTCATCACAGGAACCCGTTGATCACGGCCTGCTGAGTGCTTAGCCTGGAAAGACGCTGCTCGGCGACTCGGAGGAAGCCATGAGCGACAGGCCACAAAGCAAGGCCCCATTGGGTAAGGGCACACGCGTCACCGGGAAGTCACGCGATCGCCTACAAACCCAGCTGAAGAAACAGTACGAGGCGGGTGCGAGCATCCGGTCACTGGCGCGGTCCACCGGCCGCTCCTACGGCTTCATCCATAACGTGCTGGTGGAGTCGGATGTGCAACTCCGCAGCCGGGGCGGAGCCAATCGCCGCAAGAGCCAATAGCGCCGCCGTACCGGCGCGATGAATCCGCGCCGCGAGCACCGTCCGCACTGTGGGGACACGTTGTCGACGGAAGGAACCTCGTGGTGCGGGACTTGCTGCTGCAGATCATGGTGACGCTGGACGGCTATGCGGCCGGCCCGGACGGAGCGCTCGACTGGATCGAAGTCGACGACCCAGAACTGGACGCCTACCTCGCCGAGTTGCTCGGCGGCGTCGATGCCCAGATCTTCGGGCGCACGTCTTACGAGCTGCTGGCCGGGTATTGGCCCGACGCGCAACGCGATCCGGCGACGCCGGGGGACGCGATGCTGGCCCCGCTGGTCAACGCGCTGCCCAAGCTCGTGCTGTCGCACCGGACGGACCTGGAACTGCCCTGGCAGCCCGCCCGCCGGATCGGCGCGGACCTGCCCGCCGAGATCGCGGAGCTGAAGAACAGTCCCGGCAAGCCGCTGGTGGTGTTCGCCGGTGTCCGCACGGCGCAGGAGTTCCTGCGTCTCGACGCGGTGGACGAACTTCGGCTGCTGGTGTTTCCGGTGCTGCTCGGCGCAGGCCTGCCGCTGTTCGGCGAGGTCGCACCCCGGCTGCTACGACTGGTGGACGCCGTGGCGTTCCGGGCCTCCGGCGTGGTGCTGCAGACCTATCGCCGGGCTCAGTAGCCCGCCACCGTGCCGTCGCCGTCCACCAGCAAGTTGGCCAGGCTGCGAAAGATCGGCAGCCCGGTCTTGATCTCCAGGTAGGCGAACTGGCCTTGCGGGTTGACCTCGAGGAAGTAGTACTCACCGTCGCGGCCGAGCCGAATGTCGAGCACGCCGAAGGACAATCCGAGCGCGCCCATCAGGGTGGCCAGCGACTTGCTCACCGCGGCGGGCAGATGATCGGGCACGAAGTCGACGGAGGTGTCCAGGCGGGAGTCGACCTTGCCGACACCGGCCTGCGAGTCGATGCGCACCGTCCACTCGACTCCGTCCACCCACACCACGCGCAGGTCGCAAGTGGCGTCGATGTAGTCCTGGAAGGTGGTCGGCGCCGAACGGATCGCGGCCAGCCTGCCGAAATCGTTGCTGGAGATGATCCTGGTCTCGGCGAACTCCGCCCGGCTGGTGCCGGTGCGTTTGTAAACGACCGGGCCCGGACGGGATTCGACGAAGCTGCGCGCCTCGTCCGGGTCGTTGGTGATCAGGGTCTCCGGCACCGTGAACCCGGCCCGCAGCGCCGTCTCGAGTTGCACGATCTTGCGTCCCGCGGTGCGATCGGCCCCCGGGTCGTTGACCCAGTAGGCGGGGATGGACCACAGCAGCCCCTGGACGAATCCGTCGCACTCGGCCTGACGGAAATCGTTGTCCGAGGCGCGGACACCCGCGGGCACCCGAGCGGGGTGTGGGCGCCGCCACCACACCGACCGGACGTCGTCGAGACCGATCAGGTGCGACAGCGAGCGTGTGGTGCCGAGCCGGTCCAGCCGGAAGCTGCCGGACTCGCGGGGGAAATCACGCAGGTCGAGCTGGATCGGGGCGAGCCCGTGGTGTTCTCGAAGCGTCGCCGCCATCGCCGTGGCGTGTAGATCATCGGACTCGGACACGATCAGGACCGAACCACGCTGGCGTGCCGCCATCCGCCTGCCGCTCAGTCGAGGCTGTCGCAGTTGATGCCGTCGTCGCTGCCGTTGATCGATTTGGTCTGGCAGTAGGTGAACGTCGCCCCGCTCGTGCCGGGGTAGTCGACGAGTTGTAGCCGATCGGCCCAGCTTTCGGTGAGCTGACGCAGCTGGTCGTCGCCGAGCGCCTCCGACGGTGACTCCGGAATGGTCATCGGCCGATCGACCAGATCGATCCGTAGCCTGCGGGTGAAATCGGCGGTGGCGCCGGCGCGGATGTCCACCAGCACCGGACGGCCGTCCTGATCGGCGTGCGGCACTGCGGAATCGATGACGCGCAGGACATCGGACCGGCAGAACGTCCACGTTCCCTCCGCGACGCGCACGCTGATCTCCCGGTCCGATTCCGCGACCAGCAGACCCTGGAGGGGGGCGGCGCGGTCACCCTTCGGTGTCGTTCCGGAAAGGCGGATTGCGTCGGTCATAGCCGTTTCTCCGATCTGCTCACAATTTGCCACGACCCCCGAGCGTGTGAGCGATCATATCGCGGTAGTGGCCTCTATCGGCTCGGATCGCGAGATTTCCCGGCCCGCGGCAAACCGAATTCCGACCCATAAGCGCCAAGTACCGAAAGATTTCCGGTAGCCTGGAAGCACGTCGGGCGCAATGATCGAGCTATCGCCCGCGATGCGCGGACGGAGTCCATAGCCCGATATTGGCGGCTGTGCATCTGTACTTTCGCGCACCTCGGCTGTACTTTCGCACTCGGCGGAGGTGGGGACCGGGGATGCGGCTGCTTGCGCACCACATCGTATTCCCCTGCTCCGGTACGTGGCGCCTTGTGACCAACTCGCTCGAATCCGACTGCGCCTTCCCCGGTTCGGAGGTGCCCGACAGGCTTCAGTTCCGGTTGCCTTCACGCTGTGCCCACCAGGCAGGGGCGTCGACGAAGTGGTTGTCGAACTCGTCCTGGGCAGCGGCGAGTTCGGCCATCGTGGATGAGCCCTCGGCGATCCGTTCCAGCAGCCGGAAGTACTCGAAACGCTGTACCCCGGGTGTGAGCGCGATCAGAATGCGGGCCGTGCTGTCCGGTGCGGCGCCGAACGCGTGCGGCATGAATTTCGGGACCACGATCGAACCACCCGCGCCGACGGTGACGATGCGGTCACCGGCAAGCAGTTGCAGTTCTCCTTCGGCGACATAGAACAGCTCGTCGGAACGTGTGTGATAGTGCGGCGCCGCACCGTCGGCGCCGCGTTCCATGCCGACCTCGAGCGTGCTCAGCCCGCCGCCGGCCTCTTCGGCATCGATCAGCAGGCGCACGGTGACCGACCGGGTGTGCAGGACCTCCGCGTCCTGCGGCTGCCGGATCGCGACGTCTTTGCGCGGGGCGGGAATGGCCATCTCGAGCTCCAGTTGTTCGCTGATTGATAATTCGTCACCGAACTATATACCACCGAATAGAATCCGGTTCATGACCGAGCGGAAGACCGACGCCGTGGACGCGATCGTGGCGCAGTGGGAGCGCGAACGACCGGACCTCGATCTGGAGGCGATGGCCGTGGTCGGACGGCTGGGGCGGCTGTTCCTGGTGGCGCAGCGCGAGGTCGAGGCGGTATTCGGCAAGCACGGCCTGCAGCGCGGCGAATTCGACGTGCTTGCCGCACTGCGCCGTTCGGGCGAGCCGTTCGAGCTCAATCCGTCGGTGCTGGCCGACACGCTGATGCTCTCCCGTGCGGGCATGACCGGACGGCTGGACCGGCTGGAGTCGGCGGGGCTGGTGCGGCGCGTCGCGGACGTGCACGACCGCAGGGCGGTTCGCGTCGCACTCACCGGTGCGGGGCGCAAGCTGGTCGACATCGTGGTCACCGAGCACACCGCGAACGAGACCCGATTGCTGTCCGTGCTCACCGCCGCCGAGCGGCGGGAACTGGACCGGCTCGCGCGAATTCTGCTGGGCAGCATGGAGCCGGACGGGTAGCCGAGGTAGCTCACACAGCCGGTGATCCGCCGAATCGCGTTCTACATGGGAGAACTCGTGCCGCGATGAGGTAGCTCGATACTCGTGTCAGCGTGGTGGCCCGGGTTTACCGTGGAATCGCGTGCCGAAAGTTTCGGTGCGGTTGTGCAAGGAGGCCACGATGATCGACATCATCACTCTCCGCGGAACCGGCGAGCCGCGGAACTCCGACGGAACGCCCGCGGGCATGCTGCACGACGTGACGAAACTACTCGACACCGGCAAGTTCAGCTGCTTCGAACCGGATTGGCCCGCTTCGGTGGGCCCCGTGCCAGAGGTCTGGGGTCCTTCCTTGGAGACGTCGGTGCGGCTCGGCATCGCTGCGGGGGTGAAGGCGATCCAGGACTCGCCGAATGTCTGCGGGCTGCTGAGCTATTCGCTCGGCGGAATCTGCGCCAGCCGGATCCTGGAGGGCGTCCAAGCGGGGAAGTACAAGAACACCGACGGCACGCCGCTGGAGATCGCGTTCGTGGTGAACATCGCCAATCCGTTGCG
Encoded here:
- a CDS encoding SDR family oxidoreductase; protein product: MSTDLLGKSALVTGASRGIGKAVAAELLARGANVLITARKKDPLEEAAAELRGLGHQGQVVALPGNSGVAEDRAAAVERAVTEFGSLDVLINNTGINPVFGSLMDADLDAVRKIFDVNVVAALGYIQEAYRAWMRDHGGAVVNVASVAGIRSTGVIAAYGASKSALIHLTGELAWQLGPKIRVNAVAPGVIKTKFADALYSSDEERAASVYPMKRLGTPEDVARLIGFLVSDEAAWITGETVRVDGGLLSTGGI
- a CDS encoding ATP-binding cassette domain-containing protein; translation: MITATDLEVRAGVRTLLSAPGPALRVQAGDRIGLVGRNGAGKTTTLRILAGEGEPYAGKIIRSSDIGYLPQDPREGNLDVLARDRVLSARGLDTLIREMEKQQALMAEVADDKEREKAVRKYGRLEERFSALGGYVAESEAARICHSLGLPDRVLGQSLRTLSGGQRRRIELARILFAASDGSGGRSDTILLLDEPTNHLDADSITWLRGFLQNHDGGLIVISHDVELLADVVNKVWFLDAVRGEADVYNMGWKKYLDARATDEQRRRRERANAEKKASALRAQAAKLGAKATKATAAQNMAKRADRLLAELDDVRVADKVARIKFPEPAACGKTPLMAENLTKVYGSLEIFTGVDLAIDRGSRVVVLGLNGAGKTTLLRLLAGVEQPTAGGLVPGHGLKVGYFAQEHDTLDDNATVWENIRHAAPDAGEQDLRGLLGAFMFSGPQLEQPAGTLSGGEKTRLALAGLVSSAANVLLLDEPTNNLDPVSREQVLDALRTYAGAVVLVTHDPGAAEALSPERVILLPDGTEDHWSAEYLELIQLA
- a CDS encoding transcriptional regulator, whose translation is MSDRPQSKAPLGKGTRVTGKSRDRLQTQLKKQYEAGASIRSLARSTGRSYGFIHNVLVESDVQLRSRGGANRRKSQ
- a CDS encoding dihydrofolate reductase family protein, whose translation is MRDLLLQIMVTLDGYAAGPDGALDWIEVDDPELDAYLAELLGGVDAQIFGRTSYELLAGYWPDAQRDPATPGDAMLAPLVNALPKLVLSHRTDLELPWQPARRIGADLPAEIAELKNSPGKPLVVFAGVRTAQEFLRLDAVDELRLLVFPVLLGAGLPLFGEVAPRLLRLVDAVAFRASGVVLQTYRRAQ
- a CDS encoding cupin domain-containing protein, with translation MAIPAPRKDVAIRQPQDAEVLHTRSVTVRLLIDAEEAGGGLSTLEVGMERGADGAAPHYHTRSDELFYVAEGELQLLAGDRIVTVGAGGSIVVPKFMPHAFGAAPDSTARILIALTPGVQRFEYFRLLERIAEGSSTMAELAAAQDEFDNHFVDAPAWWAQREGNRN
- a CDS encoding MarR family transcriptional regulator, whose translation is MTERKTDAVDAIVAQWERERPDLDLEAMAVVGRLGRLFLVAQREVEAVFGKHGLQRGEFDVLAALRRSGEPFELNPSVLADTLMLSRAGMTGRLDRLESAGLVRRVADVHDRRAVRVALTGAGRKLVDIVVTEHTANETRLLSVLTAAERRELDRLARILLGSMEPDG